A window of Candidatus Methylomirabilota bacterium contains these coding sequences:
- a CDS encoding putative toxin-antitoxin system toxin component, PIN family, translating to MDTGVLVSAFAFKGTPAKAITKAFREADICVSPALLQEYRQTPIKLEAQKKITHKQMQALIAGIAAVVSRAKIVYPAEGLSLSRDPKDNVVLECCHAAKAGILITGDNDLLDIADLSFDLRIVRPQTFIQD from the coding sequence ATCGATACCGGCGTGTTGGTATCAGCCTTTGCCTTCAAGGGTACTCCTGCCAAAGCGATAACGAAGGCGTTCAGGGAAGCAGATATTTGTGTTTCACCGGCACTGCTTCAGGAATATCGGCAGACGCCCATCAAGCTTGAAGCACAAAAGAAGATTACTCACAAACAGATGCAAGCGCTCATTGCGGGCATTGCTGCCGTTGTGTCACGCGCAAAGATTGTCTATCCTGCGGAAGGCCTCTCGCTCTCCCGGGACCCCAAAGATAACGTGGTACTCGAATGCTGCCACGCCGCAAAGGCCGGGATATTAATTACCGGGGATAACGACCTTCTCGATATTGCTGATTTATCCTTTGATCTCAGGATCGTGAGACCGCAAACCTTCATTCAAGACTGA
- a CDS encoding DNA-binding protein yields the protein MQKQERRPTIMTLEEVARFLRLNKSTIYRMAREGTLPAWKLGNVWRFKKEAIEDWIISSQRAHDQKHHRKS from the coding sequence ATGCAGAAGCAGGAGCGACGGCCAACAATCATGACCCTGGAGGAGGTCGCTCGCTTCCTCCGGCTCAACAAGTCGACGATTTACCGGATGGCGCGAGAGGGGACGCTCCCGGCATGGAAGCTTGGGAACGTCTGGCGGTTTAAAAAAGAGGCCATCGAAGACTGGATCATCAGCAGCCAGCGGGCTCACGATCAGAAGCATCACCGCAAGTCCTAG
- a CDS encoding PAS domain-containing sensor histidine kinase, whose protein sequence is MPVRPEKRDTLNASEVKGLRRRCEELSASIESMRAYYEDLLGSLQDGIIIVEPGGQIRSINPAAEELTGLSAQMFQGRPFEQMFPNDRALKELVRKTMETGRTHTDFDVRLTRADGSHVVISAISGLISDGTGRARGIVLAIRDQTGIRELEERVQRSDRLAALGTVAAGVAHEIRNPLAGLRGAAQLLEGEPGFPPLLREYTSVIVKEVDRLSAIVERLLSFATPRGPVLRACNLHEILDSLLFLERVPLHTARVAVQRQYDPQLPEILADPAEVRQLFLNLIRNGVEAMPNGGDLIIRTRYERSAKCCGGRSVAVVEVIDQGSGFDPEIERRLFTPFFTTKEGGTGLGLAICLRIVEDHGGAMEATSTPGRGSNFRVWLPLAKQSEAVSPHHDPHWAVQGPLP, encoded by the coding sequence GTGCCGGTAAGGCCTGAAAAACGGGATACGCTCAACGCGTCGGAGGTTAAGGGGCTCAGACGGCGCTGCGAGGAGCTCAGCGCCTCTATCGAGTCGATGCGGGCCTATTATGAAGATCTGCTGGGCAGTCTGCAGGACGGGATCATCATCGTCGAGCCGGGGGGACAGATCCGCTCCATCAACCCGGCGGCAGAAGAGTTGACGGGACTCTCAGCGCAGATGTTTCAGGGGCGGCCCTTTGAGCAGATGTTTCCGAATGATCGCGCGCTGAAGGAACTGGTGCGCAAGACCATGGAGACCGGCCGAACGCATACCGATTTCGATGTCAGGTTGACGAGGGCGGATGGCTCGCACGTGGTCATCAGCGCCATATCCGGCCTCATCAGTGACGGTACGGGACGGGCGCGGGGTATTGTCCTGGCCATCCGGGATCAGACCGGGATCAGGGAGTTGGAGGAGCGCGTGCAACGATCGGACCGCCTGGCTGCGCTCGGGACGGTGGCTGCCGGGGTCGCGCACGAGATTCGAAATCCGCTGGCCGGCCTTAGAGGGGCGGCGCAGTTGCTCGAGGGTGAGCCTGGCTTCCCTCCCCTCCTGAGAGAATATACCTCGGTGATCGTCAAAGAGGTGGACCGGTTGAGCGCGATCGTCGAGCGCCTCCTGTCGTTCGCGACGCCTCGAGGCCCGGTTCTGCGCGCATGTAATCTGCACGAGATTCTTGACAGCCTCCTCTTTTTGGAGCGGGTGCCACTGCATACGGCCCGTGTCGCTGTCCAGCGTCAGTACGACCCGCAACTGCCGGAGATCCTTGCCGATCCTGCGGAAGTGCGGCAGCTCTTTTTGAATCTGATCCGGAATGGAGTGGAAGCCATGCCGAATGGAGGGGACCTCATTATCCGAACACGGTATGAGCGGTCCGCCAAGTGCTGTGGAGGTCGGTCGGTGGCTGTCGTCGAGGTCATCGATCAGGGAAGCGGGTTTGATCCCGAGATCGAGCGGCGCCTGTTTACGCCGTTCTTCACCACAAAAGAGGGGGGGACCGGGTTGGGGTTGGCCATCTGTCTCCGAATCGTCGAGGACCACGGCGGGGCGATGGAGGCGACCAGCACGCCGGGCAGGGGCAGCAACTTTCGGGTATGGCTGCCTCTGGCGAAGCAATCCGAGGCCGTCTCACCTCACCACGACCCTCATTGGGCCGTGCAGGGCCCCCTGCCATGA
- a CDS encoding MFS transporter — MIEADRLTKYYEKHTAIRDVSFTVEKGEVVGFLGPNGAGKTTTMRILTGCLPPSSGTARVAGYDILTESLQVRRRIGYLPENVPLYTDMKVADYLAFVAEVKGVERGKRRQRIGDIMDKCGVAKVRRTLIGALSRGYRQRVGIAQALLNAPEVLILDEPTIGLDPRQIIEIRQLIKELAGQSTVILSTHILPEVSMLCHRVIIINNGQIVAVDTPENLTVGLQGSTKLRIRVEGPVDQIGMALTQLPGVLRVMADDEVHETAHCFVVESERKCDLRREVSRLIVERGWGLLELRPADMSLEEIFVRLVTKETQEAQG; from the coding sequence ATGATCGAAGCGGACAGGCTGACGAAATATTACGAGAAGCATACCGCCATTCGCGACGTCTCCTTTACGGTGGAGAAAGGCGAGGTCGTGGGGTTTCTCGGCCCGAACGGGGCCGGGAAGACCACCACGATGCGGATCCTGACGGGGTGTCTACCGCCCAGCAGCGGGACGGCCCGCGTCGCCGGCTACGATATCCTGACCGAGTCGCTCCAGGTCCGGCGACGTATCGGCTATCTGCCGGAGAACGTGCCGCTCTACACCGATATGAAGGTAGCCGACTATCTGGCATTCGTCGCCGAGGTCAAGGGTGTGGAACGCGGGAAGCGGCGCCAGCGGATCGGCGACATCATGGACAAGTGCGGCGTGGCGAAGGTCCGGCGGACCCTGATCGGGGCGCTGTCTCGCGGCTATCGCCAACGGGTCGGGATCGCCCAGGCGCTGCTCAACGCTCCCGAGGTCCTCATCCTGGACGAGCCGACCATCGGCCTCGACCCGAGGCAGATCATCGAAATCCGGCAGCTCATCAAGGAGCTGGCCGGTCAGAGTACGGTCATCCTGTCCACCCATATCCTGCCCGAGGTCAGTATGCTCTGCCATCGGGTGATCATCATCAACAACGGACAGATCGTGGCGGTCGATACGCCGGAGAACTTGACGGTCGGACTGCAGGGTTCCACCAAGCTGCGCATCAGGGTGGAAGGCCCGGTCGATCAGATCGGGATGGCCTTGACCCAGCTTCCGGGCGTCCTGCGGGTCATGGCCGATGACGAGGTCCATGAGACCGCCCATTGCTTCGTGGTCGAGTCGGAACGTAAGTGCGATCTCCGCCGCGAGGTATCGCGCCTGATCGTTGAGCGCGGCTGGGGGCTGCTGGAGCTCCGGCCCGCCGATATGAGCCTGGAGGAGATTTTTGTCCGCCTGGTGACCAAAGAGACGCAGGAGGCGCAGGGATGA
- a CDS encoding AsnC family transcriptional regulator gives MGLAVSAFVFLECAAGRSKDVANQVSTIPGVKLSHAVTGPHDVIAFVEGPDINALGITIISKIQAVSGVLRTTTNVVVE, from the coding sequence ATGGGATTGGCGGTATCCGCGTTTGTCTTCCTTGAGTGTGCAGCGGGTCGGTCGAAAGACGTGGCCAATCAGGTATCGACTATTCCCGGGGTCAAGCTGTCGCATGCTGTGACCGGGCCACATGACGTCATTGCCTTTGTAGAGGGGCCGGATATCAACGCATTAGGGATTACGATCATTTCGAAGATCCAGGCGGTGTCCGGGGTACTGCGCACCACGACGAACGTCGTGGTCGAGTGA
- a CDS encoding CDP-diacylglycerol O-phosphatidyltransferase translates to MTGEEWAFGMVREEHAGRRVVAWAVHLFTALGAVIGVWCLVAIHRGDYRGAFYGMVLAVIFDSVDGPLARIARVKEVLPEFDGAKLDDIVDYLNYVVVPIVLLHEANLLPPSASIWIVPFPLLASAYRFCHVSAKTPDHFFTGFPSYWNVLAFYYYVGGSPLWFNAAFTLFAAMMVLVPIKYVYPGRTRTLRPLTVGVSILWGIALLVLLWQLPEPSPSLVAWSLLYPIYYVVLSFALHWRLLVEDARTSSQV, encoded by the coding sequence ATGACCGGGGAGGAGTGGGCGTTCGGCATGGTACGAGAGGAGCATGCGGGGCGGCGGGTAGTGGCGTGGGCGGTGCATCTGTTCACCGCCTTGGGGGCGGTCATCGGGGTCTGGTGCCTCGTCGCCATCCACCGGGGCGATTACCGGGGGGCATTTTACGGGATGGTGCTGGCGGTCATATTTGATTCGGTGGATGGGCCGCTGGCGCGGATCGCCCGCGTCAAAGAGGTCCTGCCGGAGTTTGACGGAGCCAAGCTTGACGATATCGTCGACTATCTGAATTACGTGGTCGTCCCGATCGTCTTGCTCCATGAGGCCAACCTGCTGCCGCCGTCGGCCTCGATCTGGATTGTGCCCTTCCCGCTGCTCGCCAGCGCCTACCGATTCTGTCATGTCTCTGCCAAGACGCCGGATCACTTTTTTACCGGATTCCCCTCGTATTGGAATGTCCTGGCCTTTTACTATTACGTGGGGGGGAGCCCCCTCTGGTTCAACGCCGCCTTCACCCTCTTTGCGGCGATGATGGTGCTGGTGCCGATCAAATATGTCTATCCCGGCCGCACCCGAACCCTTCGTCCGTTGACCGTCGGAGTGAGCATCCTGTGGGGCATCGCGCTCCTGGTTCTCCTCTGGCAGCTTCCCGAGCCGTCCCCGTCACTGGTGGCCTGGTCTCTACTGTACCCGATCTACTATGTCGTCCTCTCATTTGCGCTGCACTGGCGCCTGCTGGTCGAGGACGCGCGTACCTCTTCCCAAGTCTGA
- a CDS encoding NADH-quinone oxidoreductase subunit F, whose amino-acid sequence MRGIIVAPLEQPGVGALITQFPRERTWLLPALQAAQEAEGWLSPESLIALALHLRVPESEVYGVATHYPEFRLVKPGSRLIRVCTGMSCRIQGGLTLLDALQDRLGLRAGETSPDGAVTLEAADCLFRCSMAPVVEVDHRCYGRLTMNRLDRIFDAPPARSSSISVPALSRSTGDTPMATLGRLVEQSRTRASSELTLIVGIGSCSTSVGADLLLDRLVEEVSRQGLAATVAEGGCNGMCYAAPVVELHRHGWPRISLKRVTPGQIPSLVSALKDNRPPAEHDAIAWEPSSWRGIPGLDQEPFLRNQHRAVLERCGTVNANDLADALRQDSYATFARILEQGDPLAVIHEVKVSGLAGRGGAYFGAAHKWEACRNAPGSPKYLVINGEEGEPGIFKDRHLMEGDPHRLLEGILLAAFASEADRGILFINGEADLSTRRMAHALQSAEAAGLLGERVLGSDFSFHLELRQGAGGFILGEETALMEAIEGKRAMPRPKPPFPVEAGLWGRPTVINNVETLSAVPLIVGRGGAWFAALGGGKGTKLFGLSGRIARPGIAEAPMGVTLRHLLDAIGGGDGNGQPLKAALVGGPSGVIVHPSRFDEPLIPGGTLSPGSGGVVALGDGVSISDVTRTLLAFNAQESCGKCTPCREGTGRLLALLRQPQNPGRRKELEELAEVIRLASLCGLGQSAPLSLLSALDQFSQEMTSTPPESGRKG is encoded by the coding sequence GTGAGGGGCATAATTGTGGCACCACTTGAGCAACCTGGGGTTGGTGCGCTGATCACGCAGTTCCCTCGGGAGCGGACCTGGCTGCTCCCCGCACTGCAAGCGGCACAAGAGGCCGAGGGTTGGCTGAGTCCGGAGAGCCTCATCGCGCTCGCCCTGCACCTCCGAGTACCTGAAAGCGAGGTGTACGGCGTCGCCACCCACTACCCCGAGTTCCGCCTCGTCAAGCCGGGTTCCCGCCTCATTCGAGTCTGTACCGGCATGAGCTGCCGTATCCAGGGTGGATTGACATTACTCGACGCCTTGCAAGACCGCCTTGGCCTCAGGGCGGGCGAGACATCACCAGATGGCGCCGTGACGCTCGAAGCGGCCGACTGCCTCTTCCGGTGTTCGATGGCCCCTGTCGTCGAGGTAGATCACCGCTGTTATGGGCGGCTGACGATGAACCGACTCGACCGTATCTTTGACGCTCCGCCTGCTCGATCATCCTCCATCTCCGTCCCGGCCTTGTCACGGTCGACTGGCGACACGCCGATGGCGACCCTCGGGCGGCTTGTCGAACAATCGCGTACCCGTGCGTCTTCAGAGTTGACGCTGATCGTCGGTATAGGCAGTTGCAGTACGTCGGTCGGGGCCGATCTCTTGCTTGATCGACTAGTCGAAGAGGTAAGTCGCCAAGGATTGGCCGCGACCGTTGCGGAGGGAGGCTGCAACGGGATGTGCTATGCCGCTCCCGTTGTGGAACTGCACCGACACGGCTGGCCGCGGATCAGCCTTAAACGGGTGACGCCTGGGCAGATCCCCTCGCTGGTCTCGGCACTCAAGGACAACCGGCCTCCCGCGGAGCATGATGCCATCGCGTGGGAACCGTCGTCCTGGCGTGGGATCCCCGGTCTTGATCAGGAACCGTTCCTGCGCAACCAGCACCGTGCTGTTCTTGAGCGTTGCGGGACGGTGAATGCGAACGATCTGGCCGATGCCCTGCGCCAGGACAGCTATGCCACATTCGCTCGTATCCTCGAACAGGGCGATCCGCTGGCCGTGATTCACGAGGTCAAGGTCTCCGGCCTGGCCGGACGCGGCGGGGCCTACTTCGGCGCTGCGCACAAATGGGAGGCCTGCCGCAACGCGCCGGGATCCCCCAAGTACCTCGTCATCAACGGCGAGGAGGGCGAGCCCGGCATCTTCAAGGATCGCCACCTGATGGAGGGCGACCCCCATCGCCTCCTGGAAGGGATCCTCCTGGCGGCCTTCGCCTCGGAGGCCGACCGCGGCATCCTGTTCATCAACGGCGAGGCCGACCTTTCGACGCGACGGATGGCACACGCACTCCAATCGGCTGAGGCCGCCGGACTCCTTGGGGAACGGGTCCTCGGCAGCGATTTCTCCTTCCACCTTGAACTTCGGCAGGGTGCGGGCGGTTTTATCCTCGGAGAAGAGACGGCGCTGATGGAGGCCATCGAAGGCAAGCGCGCCATGCCGCGCCCCAAACCGCCGTTCCCGGTGGAGGCCGGGCTGTGGGGCAGGCCGACGGTCATCAACAACGTGGAGACCTTGTCGGCCGTGCCGCTGATCGTCGGTCGCGGAGGCGCCTGGTTTGCGGCGCTAGGCGGCGGGAAAGGAACCAAGCTATTCGGCCTCTCCGGCCGCATTGCGCGGCCTGGAATCGCGGAGGCGCCGATGGGCGTAACGCTCCGCCACCTGCTCGACGCGATCGGCGGCGGAGACGGGAATGGGCAGCCGCTGAAGGCGGCGCTCGTCGGCGGACCATCCGGTGTCATCGTCCACCCGAGCCGGTTCGACGAGCCGCTGATCCCCGGCGGGACGCTCTCGCCGGGAAGCGGCGGGGTCGTCGCCCTTGGCGATGGCGTATCGATCAGTGATGTCACCCGGACCCTCCTCGCCTTCAATGCGCAGGAGTCATGCGGCAAATGCACGCCGTGCCGAGAGGGAACAGGCCGCCTGCTGGCGCTCCTGCGGCAGCCTCAGAACCCAGGTCGGCGAAAGGAGCTCGAGGAGTTGGCCGAGGTGATACGGCTGGCCTCGCTGTGCGGCCTGGGCCAATCGGCGCCCCTGTCGCTCCTCTCGGCGCTCGATCAGTTTTCTCAAGAGATGACCTCAACCCCGCCCGAGAGCGGCAGAAAGGGATGA
- a CDS encoding DUF2191 domain-containing protein: MRTTINLDDELVTELMHVSGVKRKREAIHLAISEFLRRKKIEGLLALEGKVHLDLDWRKLEEQELKTQAERERRWRGHR; encoded by the coding sequence ATGCGCACGACGATCAATCTGGATGACGAGCTGGTTACGGAGCTGATGCACGTGTCAGGGGTTAAGCGGAAGCGAGAGGCTATCCACCTGGCGATCTCTGAATTTCTTCGGAGGAAGAAGATTGAGGGATTACTCGCCCTGGAGGGGAAGGTTCACCTGGACCTCGATTGGCGTAAGCTCGAAGAACAGGAACTGAAGACTCAGGCCGAACGCGAGAGACGCTGGCGTGGTCATCGCTGA
- a CDS encoding formate dehydrogenase subunit alpha, which yields MTMGDAVVTLTIDGTEVAIASGATVLDAVNRLGIPLPQLCKDPDRPALGACRSCLVKVDGMRGFPASCYLPARDGMVVSTNDPALTRIRNGVLDLTCGMATPSFDRPGFGQLSDACARLGFFQRRHMPWRHVPVDDTKSFFILDRDACILCGRCTVACDDVQLIGAIALLGRSSATRVGVVSDGSLASSVCTSCGQCVAACPTGAIRPKEMPAAAMREVETTCPYCGVGCGIRLRVRPDGRLALMADDVPTNRSSRGMLCVKGRFGTGFVHAADRVTRPMVRRNGGWQQVSWDEALDTAAEGLVSHRGRFGALASAKATNEEGYLVQKFVRTVMGTNNIDHCARLCHSPSVVAMLRSLGSGATSNSYDDYEEAGCLMVVGSDPSSNHPVIGVRLRQAVSRGARLIVVNPKRIELCDQADLWLQQRPGTDVTLFNAMARVIIDEGLANLEFVRNRTDGFEAWRASLEPYTLPFAEQATGIPQAQIVQAARWYAKPLFSGSCLLWGMGVTQHTNGTANVHALLNLSLVAGQMGFAGSGISPLRGQNNVQGCCDAACLPSHLPGYQGYTPEVLDSFGAAWGVRPPENTGMALTEMINACLDGSIRAMYLVGENPLLTEPDLHHAKKALSNLDCLVVQELFLHETAELAHVFLPTAAFAEKDGTFTNSERRVQRVRKAIDPPGEARPDWWITSELAKRVAGKLGLTSDGFNYTHPAEIFDEMARLVPFLGGISYDRLDREGGIQWPCPTSDHPGTRFLYAESFPIGKATFIPVTQTVEAAELPDPEYPFLLNTGRILYHWHGGTLTTRVKGLLDLAPRLEVAINSDDARRLGLDKGAPVRLISRRGELTGFTQPTDAVRPGEVFVPFVKLAESGANILTNAALDPLAKIPEYKVCAIRIERLDQ from the coding sequence ATGACGATGGGCGATGCGGTCGTCACTCTGACCATCGACGGAACCGAGGTCGCGATCGCATCCGGGGCAACGGTCCTCGACGCCGTCAACCGGCTTGGCATCCCACTCCCGCAATTGTGTAAAGACCCGGATCGGCCTGCACTGGGCGCATGCCGGAGCTGTCTGGTCAAGGTCGACGGGATGCGCGGCTTCCCGGCCTCCTGCTACCTCCCCGCCCGCGACGGGATGGTGGTCTCGACCAACGATCCGGCTCTGACACGGATCCGCAATGGGGTCCTTGACCTCACCTGCGGTATGGCGACCCCCTCGTTCGATCGGCCAGGGTTCGGCCAGCTCTCGGATGCCTGCGCCCGACTCGGTTTCTTCCAACGCCGCCATATGCCGTGGCGACATGTCCCGGTGGACGATACCAAGTCGTTCTTCATCCTCGATCGGGACGCCTGCATCCTCTGCGGCCGCTGCACCGTCGCCTGCGATGACGTTCAACTGATCGGCGCCATCGCCCTGTTGGGGCGCAGCAGCGCGACCAGGGTGGGGGTCGTGAGCGACGGCTCGCTCGCCTCGTCCGTCTGCACCTCATGCGGGCAGTGCGTCGCCGCCTGCCCGACGGGGGCCATCCGTCCAAAGGAAATGCCCGCGGCCGCCATGCGGGAGGTCGAGACGACCTGCCCCTACTGCGGCGTCGGGTGCGGCATCCGCCTTCGCGTTCGGCCTGATGGGCGCCTCGCGCTGATGGCCGACGACGTTCCCACGAATCGGTCGAGTCGCGGGATGCTCTGCGTCAAGGGCCGGTTCGGCACCGGATTCGTCCATGCGGCCGACCGGGTCACCAGACCTATGGTGCGCCGCAATGGGGGCTGGCAACAAGTATCCTGGGACGAGGCCCTTGATACGGCGGCGGAGGGTCTGGTCAGCCATCGCGGGCGCTTCGGCGCGCTCGCCTCGGCGAAGGCCACCAACGAGGAGGGCTATCTCGTCCAGAAGTTCGTCCGAACGGTCATGGGCACCAACAATATCGATCACTGCGCGCGCCTGTGCCATTCACCCTCAGTGGTGGCGATGCTGCGCTCACTCGGCTCCGGGGCCACCTCCAACTCGTACGACGATTATGAGGAGGCCGGCTGTCTGATGGTCGTCGGCTCGGATCCATCGTCGAACCATCCGGTCATCGGCGTCCGCCTTCGCCAGGCTGTGAGCCGGGGCGCGAGACTGATCGTGGTGAACCCGAAGCGGATCGAGCTATGCGACCAGGCGGACCTCTGGCTGCAGCAGCGGCCGGGTACCGACGTCACGCTCTTCAACGCGATGGCGCGGGTGATCATCGACGAAGGGTTGGCCAACCTGGAGTTCGTGCGCAACCGGACTGACGGATTCGAGGCATGGCGGGCGTCACTGGAGCCGTACACGCTTCCGTTCGCCGAACAGGCGACCGGTATCCCGCAGGCGCAGATCGTTCAGGCCGCCCGGTGGTACGCGAAGCCTCTTTTCTCCGGCTCCTGCCTGCTCTGGGGGATGGGGGTCACACAGCATACCAATGGAACGGCCAACGTCCACGCCTTACTGAACCTTTCCCTGGTCGCGGGCCAGATGGGGTTTGCCGGCTCCGGCATCTCACCGCTTCGAGGCCAGAACAACGTACAGGGGTGCTGCGATGCCGCCTGCCTCCCCTCACACCTCCCCGGCTATCAAGGCTACACACCGGAGGTATTAGACTCGTTCGGGGCAGCCTGGGGCGTTCGACCGCCTGAGAACACCGGAATGGCGCTCACCGAAATGATCAACGCATGCCTGGACGGATCAATCCGGGCCATGTACCTGGTCGGCGAGAACCCCCTCCTCACCGAACCCGATCTTCACCACGCGAAAAAGGCGCTCTCTAACCTCGACTGCCTCGTGGTTCAGGAGCTGTTCCTGCACGAGACGGCAGAACTGGCCCACGTCTTCCTGCCCACGGCCGCCTTTGCCGAGAAGGACGGAACGTTCACCAACTCGGAGCGGCGCGTCCAGCGGGTCAGAAAGGCGATCGATCCGCCGGGAGAGGCCAGACCGGACTGGTGGATCACCTCCGAACTGGCCAAACGGGTCGCCGGTAAACTCGGTCTGACGAGCGACGGTTTCAACTATACCCACCCCGCTGAAATCTTCGATGAGATGGCGCGACTGGTCCCGTTTCTTGGCGGCATCTCCTATGATCGATTGGACCGTGAAGGCGGGATTCAGTGGCCCTGTCCGACATCGGATCATCCGGGTACCCGCTTCCTCTACGCCGAGTCGTTCCCCATCGGAAAGGCGACATTCATTCCTGTGACTCAGACAGTCGAGGCGGCCGAACTGCCCGATCCCGAGTATCCATTCCTCCTGAACACCGGTCGTATCCTTTACCACTGGCATGGCGGGACACTGACCACGCGTGTCAAAGGACTCCTCGACCTCGCGCCTCGGCTCGAGGTCGCCATCAATTCGGACGATGCCCGGCGACTTGGCCTCGATAAAGGCGCGCCGGTTCGCCTCATCTCCAGACGGGGGGAACTGACCGGATTCACGCAGCCGACCGACGCCGTCAGGCCGGGCGAGGTCTTCGTCCCCTTTGTGAAGCTGGCCGAGTCGGGCGCGAATATCCTGACCAACGCGGCCCTCGATCCCCTCGCCAAGATCCCCGAATACAAGGTCTGCGCCATCCGCATCGAACGGCTCGACCAGTAG
- a CDS encoding ABC transporter permease, giving the protein MNVLAIFKREWRAYFASPIAYVIFTIFALISGYFFYGLLTFFSLSSLQAAMNPTFGRSLNASEWIVRPLFRDIAITMLLLMPAATMRLFSEEKKSGTIELLFSYPIRDWELLLGKFLAALALYSVMLGISLLDIALLSFFATLEWGLIFSGYLGLLLLGMAFLGLGLLASSLTENQVVAAVGAFGVLLLLWVIGWTTEAAGPTLGPILSHLSIINHYDSFAKGTIESRDVIFYLNFTLLCLFLTLRSLESKRWRG; this is encoded by the coding sequence ATGAACGTCCTGGCGATCTTCAAGCGGGAGTGGCGGGCCTACTTTGCCTCGCCGATCGCCTACGTGATCTTCACCATCTTTGCGCTGATCTCGGGCTACTTTTTCTACGGCCTCCTCACCTTCTTCTCGCTCAGCAGCCTGCAGGCCGCCATGAACCCGACCTTCGGTCGTAGCCTGAACGCCTCCGAGTGGATCGTTCGCCCGCTGTTTCGGGATATCGCCATTACGATGCTGCTGCTGATGCCGGCCGCCACCATGCGCCTGTTTTCGGAAGAGAAGAAGAGCGGGACCATCGAGCTGCTGTTCTCGTATCCGATCAGGGACTGGGAGCTCTTATTGGGGAAGTTCCTGGCGGCGTTGGCGCTCTACTCGGTCATGCTGGGAATCAGCCTCTTGGATATCGCGCTGCTCAGCTTTTTCGCCACGCTGGAATGGGGACTGATCTTCAGCGGCTATCTTGGTCTGCTGCTCCTCGGGATGGCCTTTCTGGGGCTCGGGCTCCTGGCCTCGTCCCTGACCGAAAACCAGGTCGTCGCCGCCGTCGGGGCGTTCGGCGTCCTGCTGTTGCTGTGGGTCATCGGGTGGACCACCGAGGCGGCCGGTCCGACGCTGGGCCCCATCCTCTCGCACTTATCGATCATCAACCATTACGACAGCTTTGCCAAGGGGACTATCGAAAGTCGGGATGTCATCTTCTACCTCAACTTTACCCTGCTCTGCCTCTTCCTGACACTCCGCTCGCTGGAATCGAAACGGTGGAGAGGCTGA